CATGTGGGCGGACGACACGTGCCGCCAGACAACCTCGTCACCACGAAGAAGCACGATCGCACTGTTCAGGCGGTGCGTCTGGCCGGAAAGCGAAAGCAGGTGAGCCGCGGCTTCCGCCATGGTCTTCGGCTTGTGGTAGACCCGCGAGCCCAGGGACATCGTCTGATCGGAACCGATCACCAGCGCCCCTGAAAAATGCCGCGCCACATCCCGCGCCTTTGCTTCCGCCAGTTCGAGAGCGACGGTCTCGGGTGCTGCACCTTTATCTTCAAGCGGCTTTTCCAGCGCGCGCTCATCGATCTCGGCTGCCCTCGCTTTAAAGACCAGACCGGCATTTTCCAGGAGCGCCCGGCGAAACGGGCTGGCCGAGGCCAGGACGAGCGAAGATGTCATCATTCAGGTTCCCGAATTGTTCGAATCCGCTCTAACGCAGACGTGGACGCAGGGCAACGATCGCCGCCGCGGTTTCCTCGATCGAACGGCGGGTGACGTCGATGACCGGCCAATTGTTGCGTGCACAGAGCGACCGGGCATATTTCAGTTCCTCGGTAATCGAGGCCTTGTCTGTGTACTGATCGCCGTGAAAGCCTTGCGTCGTTCCGAGCACCCGGTGCTGGCGCACCTGCGAAATACGGTCGGCCGTCGCGATCAGCCCGACGACGAGCGGCTTCGTCGCTTCCATCAATCTTTCAGGCAGAGGCACGCCCGGGACGATCGGGATATTCGCCGTCTTGATACCTCGGTTGGCGAGATAGATGCTGGTCGGCGTCTTCGACGTCCGGCTGATGCCGACGAGAACGACATCCGCGTCATCGAAATCGGCCGGCAGCTGACCGTCGTCATGGTCCATGGTGAAGTTGAGTGCGTCGATGCGGGCGAAATATTCCGCATCCATCACATGCTGGGCACCGGAGCGCCGCCGCGACGGGGATCCGAGATAGGACTGGAAAAGGTCGATGATCGGA
The nucleotide sequence above comes from Ensifer sp. PDNC004. Encoded proteins:
- a CDS encoding Maf-like protein: MTSSLVLASASPFRRALLENAGLVFKARAAEIDERALEKPLEDKGAAPETVALELAEAKARDVARHFSGALVIGSDQTMSLGSRVYHKPKTMAEAAAHLLSLSGQTHRLNSAIVLLRGDEVVWRHVSSAHMTVRPLTVEFVERHLERVGEKALSSVGAYQLEGEGIQLFEKIEGDYFTILGLPMLPLLSKLRELGTIDA
- a CDS encoding pyruvate, water dikinase regulatory protein is translated as MENKKNYFHLHLISDSTGETLIAAGRAAAAQFQSSHALEHVYPLIRNRKQLLQVLDAIDGAPGIVLYTIVDRELADIIDRRCREMGVPCVSVLDPIIDLFQSYLGSPSRRRSGAQHVMDAEYFARIDALNFTMDHDDGQLPADFDDADVVLVGISRTSKTPTSIYLANRGIKTANIPIVPGVPLPERLMEATKPLVVGLIATADRISQVRQHRVLGTTQGFHGDQYTDKASITEELKYARSLCARNNWPVIDVTRRSIEETAAAIVALRPRLR